The proteins below are encoded in one region of Solidesulfovibrio fructosivorans JJ]:
- a CDS encoding NFACT RNA binding domain-containing protein has translation MEAVFFRFLARELAQALPGARVEKIFLPSPNVISLALYMPPGVAPAVTGGKKTLYLHARYGTGRFFLFLSPQKTNQPERAPAAAMRLRKHLRGRRLAGVVADWPRRVLTLVPAGEGPSLVLDPRSFPTLADAPPVPADERPAWPPLEAVLSEPDIWQEHPQLSPALRRRLAALPEAEARECYARLQDETAEGFFLETRNGAPESVWPVSWLGRAKGQTETRAFPTALAAAAAFGEPLAFGEVSGREAAPQAAAQAAGKRRQIRALAKLDADEARMRAFIARRADADLIAALLHTLDKQAKIPALSVPTPEGGNRDLSLDPSLSVLGNMQKLYHFAAKGERGLAAIAKRRGDLQDAKKYLQGRQHVAGTKTPAPPAPAIVTGIAANVYRTSDGFLVLRGKNAKAGEQLLRKASPFDLWLHVAGGPGAHVVLRRDHPGREVPRQSLLEAAGLAALASFAGKAGAADVMLAKVADVRRIKGAATGRVTVANLLETLRVAPDPQLEMLRESS, from the coding sequence ATGGAGGCCGTCTTCTTTCGCTTCCTGGCCCGGGAACTGGCCCAGGCGCTGCCCGGGGCCCGGGTGGAAAAGATATTCCTGCCGAGCCCCAACGTCATTTCCCTGGCCCTGTATATGCCGCCGGGCGTCGCCCCCGCCGTGACCGGCGGCAAAAAGACCCTGTATCTCCATGCCCGGTACGGCACGGGCCGCTTTTTCCTGTTTCTCTCACCTCAAAAGACCAACCAGCCCGAACGCGCCCCGGCGGCGGCCATGCGCCTGCGCAAGCATCTGCGCGGCCGACGGCTGGCCGGCGTCGTCGCCGACTGGCCCCGGCGCGTCCTGACGCTGGTTCCCGCCGGGGAAGGCCCCAGCCTCGTCCTTGATCCCCGGTCCTTTCCCACTCTGGCCGACGCCCCGCCGGTCCCGGCCGACGAGCGCCCCGCCTGGCCGCCGCTTGAGGCGGTGTTAAGCGAGCCCGACATCTGGCAGGAACATCCCCAGCTCTCCCCGGCCCTGCGCCGCCGGCTGGCCGCGCTGCCCGAGGCCGAAGCCCGGGAATGCTACGCCAGACTCCAGGACGAGACGGCGGAGGGCTTTTTCCTGGAGACGCGAAACGGCGCGCCCGAGTCCGTCTGGCCCGTGTCCTGGCTGGGCCGGGCCAAGGGCCAAACGGAGACGCGCGCCTTCCCCACGGCCCTGGCCGCGGCGGCCGCCTTTGGTGAACCGCTGGCCTTCGGCGAGGTGTCGGGACGCGAGGCCGCCCCGCAAGCCGCCGCCCAGGCGGCCGGGAAACGCCGGCAAATCCGGGCCCTGGCCAAGCTCGACGCCGACGAGGCGCGCATGCGGGCCTTTATCGCCCGCCGGGCGGACGCGGACCTGATCGCGGCCCTGCTCCACACTTTGGACAAACAGGCCAAGATTCCTGCGCTTTCCGTCCCCACCCCGGAGGGCGGCAATCGGGATCTCAGCCTGGACCCGTCGCTTTCGGTGCTCGGCAACATGCAAAAGCTCTATCATTTTGCGGCTAAAGGCGAACGGGGACTGGCCGCCATCGCCAAGCGCCGGGGGGACTTGCAAGACGCGAAAAAATACTTACAAGGTCGACAACACGTCGCGGGCACAAAGACGCCCGCGCCCCCAGCGCCCGCCATCGTCACGGGCATTGCGGCCAACGTCTACCGCACCTCCGACGGATTCCTGGTTCTTCGCGGCAAAAACGCCAAGGCCGGCGAGCAGCTCCTGCGCAAGGCCAGCCCCTTCGACCTGTGGCTGCACGTCGCCGGCGGTCCCGGAGCCCATGTCGTCCTGCGCCGGGATCATCCCGGCCGGGAGGTGCCCAGGCAAAGCCTGCTCGAAGCGGCGGGACTGGCGGCCCTGGCCAGTTTTGCCGGCAAGGCGGGCGCGGCCGACGTCATGCTGGCCAAGGTGGCCGACGTGCGGCGCATAAAGGGCGCGGCCACGGGGCGCGTGACCGTGGCCAACCTTTTGGAAACCCTGCGGGTCGCACCGGATCCGCAATTGGAAATGTTGCGGGAATCGTCATGA
- a CDS encoding PhoH family protein: MMQTLEHERRLEFDDSELARDLFGPHNANIALIAGKSGARLDTRGNAVVLRADSEETLAHVANVLVQLYGLLRQGKPVYPADVEQALSVLAKEPEASLHRVYREEGLVVSAKKTVVPKTATQRDYLASIRGHDLVFGIGPAGTGKTYLAVAMGVSFLLERKVKRLILTRPAVEAGEKLGFLPGDLVEKINPYLRPLYDALNDMLDFRKVREMLETGVIEVAPLAFMRGRTLNDALIILDEAQNTTPEQMKMFLTRLGLASKAVVTGDVTQIDLPSRAVSGLVEARRVLKNVRGIDFISFSDADVIRHPLVGRIVKAYERDSQQGQKEA; the protein is encoded by the coding sequence ATGATGCAAACCCTTGAGCACGAACGGCGGCTGGAGTTCGACGACTCCGAGCTGGCCAGGGACCTCTTCGGTCCCCACAACGCCAATATCGCCCTGATCGCCGGCAAATCCGGGGCGCGTCTCGACACCCGGGGCAACGCCGTCGTGCTGCGCGCCGATTCCGAGGAAACCCTGGCCCACGTGGCCAATGTCCTGGTGCAGCTCTACGGACTTTTGCGCCAGGGCAAGCCCGTCTATCCAGCCGACGTGGAACAGGCGCTTTCCGTCCTGGCCAAGGAACCCGAGGCCAGCCTCCACCGGGTGTACCGGGAGGAGGGGCTGGTGGTTTCGGCCAAAAAGACCGTGGTGCCCAAGACCGCCACCCAGCGTGACTACCTCGCCTCCATCCGCGGCCACGACCTCGTGTTCGGCATCGGCCCGGCCGGCACCGGCAAGACCTACCTGGCCGTGGCCATGGGCGTAAGCTTCCTGCTCGAGCGCAAGGTCAAGCGGCTCATCCTCACCCGGCCGGCGGTGGAAGCCGGCGAAAAGCTGGGATTTCTGCCGGGCGACCTAGTGGAAAAGATCAATCCCTACCTGCGCCCACTCTACGACGCTTTAAACGACATGCTCGACTTCCGGAAGGTCCGGGAAATGCTGGAAACGGGCGTCATCGAGGTGGCCCCGCTGGCGTTCATGCGCGGCCGCACCCTAAACGACGCGCTGATCATCCTGGACGAGGCGCAAAACACCACCCCGGAACAGATGAAGATGTTTCTCACGCGCCTGGGCCTGGCCTCCAAGGCCGTGGTCACCGGCGACGTGACCCAGATCGACCTGCCCTCCCGGGCGGTCTCCGGCCTCGTCGAGGCCAGACGCGTGCTCAAAAACGTGCGCGGCATCGATTTTATATCCTTTAGCGACGCGGACGTGATCCGCCATCCCCTCGTGGGAAGGATCGTCAAGGCCTATGAGCGAGATAGCCAACAAGGTCAAAAGGAAGCTTAA